A region of the Cupriavidus taiwanensis genome:
GTAGGCCTGGGGCTGCTGATGATCCTGCTGGGCGTGTGGAGCCTGATATTGCGGCGCCGCGACCGTATCTACCGCGTACGTCCGTTCCTGCATATGGCCTTGTGGATGGGACCTGCCGGCGTGATCGCCATCCTGGCCGGCTGGTACACCACCGAGATCGGCCGCCAGCCGTGGGTGGTGTACGGGCTGCAGCGCACCGCGGATGCGGTGTCGCCGCACGGCGTGCCGGAACTGGCGACCACGCTGGCGATCTTCGTGGTCGCGTATTGCTTCGTGTTCGGCGTCGGCATCGCCTACATGATGCGGCTGGTGCGCAAGGGCCCGCTGCTGGAAGAGCCCAAGCCGCATGGCGGCCCTGGCCGCGAGCATACGCCGGCACGCCCCCTGTCGGCCGTGGATGACGATGAAGTGCTCGCCCCCACCCCCACCGCACGCACCCGGAGCTGACACCATGGGCATCGATCTCTCGCTTCTCTGGATCGTCATCATCTTCTTCGGCGTGATGATGTACGTGGTGATGGACGGGTTCGACCTGGGCATCGGCATGCTGTACCCGTTCGTGCCGGACCGGCATGACCGCGACGTGATGATGAACACCGTCGCGCCGGTCTGGGACGGCAACGAAACCTGGCTGGTGCTGGGCGGCGCGGGGCTGCTGGCCGCGTTCCCGCTGGCGTATTCGGTGGTGCTGAGCGCGCTCTACCTGCCGCTGATGCTGATGCTGCTGGGCCTGATCTTCCGCGGCGTGGCGTTCGAGTTCCGCTTCAAGGCCAATGACCGCGAGCGCCCGGTGTGGGACGCCGCCTTCATCCTCGGCTCGGCCACCGCAACCTTCTTCCAGGGCGTGGCGCTGGGTGCCTATATCGACGGCATCAAGCTGGAAGGCCACCGTTTTGCCGGCGGCCCGCTGGACTGGCTGGCGCCGTTCCCGCTGTTCTGCGGCGTGGGGCTGATCGTGGCCTACGCCGTGCTGGGCAGCACCTGGCTGATCATGAAGACCGAGGGCGACCTGCAGCAGCGCATGATCCGCCTGACCGGCACGCTGGCGTGGCTGCTGCTGGCGGTGATCGCCGTGATCAGCCTGTGGACGCCGCTGACCCATCCCGAGATTGCGGAGCGCTGGTTCAGCCTGCCCAACCTGTTCTGGTTCTCGCCGGTGCCGATCCTGGTGGCGCTGTGCATGTTCATGCTGATGCGCGCGCTGCGGCGCGAGCCCGATATCTCGCCGTTCCTGTATGCGCTGGGCCTGGTGTTCCTGGGCTACAGCGGGCTGGCGATCAGCGTCTGGCCCAATATCATCCCGCCCGGGATCTCGATCTGGGAGGCCGCGGGCCCGCCGCAAAGCCAGGGCTTCGCGCTGGTGGGCGCGCTGTTCATCGTGCCCTTCATCCTGATGTACACGGTATGGGCCTACTACGTGTTCCGCGGCAAGGTCCGCCACGGCGAGGGCTATCACTGATGGGCGCGCCGGACACGGAAGCCGGCACCGGCACCTGGCTGCGCCGCGTCGGCTGGCTGGTGCTGATCTGGGCCGCGAGCGTGGCAGCGCTGGGCGTGGCCGCGTGGGTGCTGCGGCTGATCATGCGAGGCGTCGGCTTCCACAGCTGACGCCCCGCGCACCGCTGAATGGGCCTCAGAGCTGGACCGAAGCCTCGCCGATGCCATCGAACGCCACCGTCACCAGGTCGCCGGCAGCAGCATCGAGGATGCCGACCCAGGTGCCGGTAGTGACCACCGTGCCGGCCTCGACCCGTGCCCCGTCGCGCGTGGCATGGCGCAGCCACGCAACCAGCCCATAGGCCGGATCGCCGAGCGCATGGGTGCCGCGGCGCTCGAAAGACTGCGCGCCGATCTGCACCAGGCAGCGCTGGCTTGCCCAGTCGCGCGCAGCATAGTCGCGCCACGCACCCAACACCAGCGCCCCATGCGCCTGCAGATCCGCCAGCTTCAGCAAGGCGGGTGCGGCCACGTACTGCTGCCAGCGTGAATCGACGATCTCGATGGACACCGCCATCGCCTCGACCAGCGCAGCCGCGCCGGCATAGTCGAGGCTGGCGGCTTGCGCCGCATCCACGCCCTGCCCCAGCCGCAGCGCAATCTCCGCCTCGATGCCGCGCCATGTGAAGGGCCAGTCGCCGGCATGCGCAGGGCTGATCCAGACCCCGGCCGCCGGCAGACGCGCATGGGTCAGCGTGGCTTCGCGCGAGGGGCCGCCGGATTTCCAGTACGCGGCGCCGGGCGCTTGCCAGCCCAGTGACTGCGCGACGATGGCCTGCACCGCGTAGGCCTGCTCGGTGTTCGCGAGCGCCGTGGCGAATGCTTGCGCATCGGCGCAGCGGTGTTCGCGCCGCGCGCTGAGCAAGGCCTGGGCGACGCGGTCGATATCGGTGGTTGTCATGACTTGGGTGATTCCTTTTGGATCAAGAATATTGCCTGGCAAGCCGCGCCCGCACACTGGCGGGCGCAGCAGGCCTCAGGAAGCGCTGGCGTTGGCCGTCTCGGCGCGGACCTCGCGCTGGCCATCCGCGTCATCGTCGGTCTCGCCCATGGCGCGGCCGAAGGTTTCCGGCGCGAACTGCACCGCCAGCGCAAACACGCCATACATGGCCGCCAGCATGCTGAACATGCCGCCGACGCCGTAGGTCTCGAACACGCGCCCGCTGACCAGCGGCGTCAGCGCCCCCGCCAGCGTGCCAAGCGCCAGGATCAGCGAGGTGCCGAAGGCACGCACATGGGTAGGATACTGTTCCGGCGCGAAGATCCAGATCGAGGTATTCAGCAACACCACGCAGAACGTAAAGGCCGCGCCGAACAGCAGCACCAGCGCCACGTTATACGTCAGGAAACCGAAGCACAGCCCCGCGGCGCAGGCCAGGCCCGCACCGACGGTCAGCACCCGCTTGCGCGGAATGTGATAGCCGCAGTACGACGCCGCCAACGCACCGAACAGGCTGCCGCTCTGCATCACCATGGTGAAGAGAAAGCTCTTGGAGATGGTATAGCCCTGCGCCATCAAAATGGTCGGCATCAGCGTCAGCACCGAGATCTGCGCGCCGTACGTCATCGACACCGCAATGCCCAGCGCGATGGTGCGCCGCCCCAGCCGGCCCTTGAAGATATCGCTCAGCCGCACTTTGGCGCGCGGCGCTTCGTCCTGCACCGCCGCCTTGATGTACGGCGTCGGCTCGCCGTCGAGCTTGCCCAGCCGCCCCGATGCCAGTATCGACAGCACGCGGTTGGCCTCGTCCACGCGGCCCTTGGACAGCAGGAAGCGCGGGGTTTCCGGGATAAAGCGCCGGTAGAAGATGACGAAGAACGCCGGCAGCACCAGGCAGGCAAAGAGCCAGCGCCAGCTGTCCGGCCCCGGGAACATGGCGAAGACCGCCAGGCCGAAAGCCGGTGCCAGCATATTGCCCAGTCCGCCGCTGCCAACGCTGACCAGCCCCACCGCCGTGCCGCGGAAGCGGGTCGAGCACAGTTCGGCCAGCATGGTCACGGCAATCGAGATTTCCCCGCCCAGGCCGATGCCGACGATAAAGCGGCCCGCCGCGAGCACCCAGTAGTTCGGCGCCAGCGCGCAGATGATGGCGCCCAGCGTAAACAGCAGCAGGTTGGCGCTCAGCATCGCGCGCCGGCCGTAGCGGTCGGCGATATAGCCTGAGCCGATGCGTCCCAGCGCGGCGGCGCTGAACGTCAGCGTGTTGAGAAAGCCGATTTCCGCCACCGAAATCCCCCACTGCTCGCGCAGCATGGGACCGATCAGGCCGACGGCGTTCTGCTCGAACACATCGAACATCACGCCGAGCATGATCATGAAGATGATCTTCTTGTGCGAGGCGGTCACCCCGATGCCGTCCATGGCCCGGTCCAGCTCGTGCTGCTGGGGGGAATTCGGCGATTGAACTACAGTTTCTGCGCCCATCTTTTGTCTCCTCCTCGTCTAGAGGTCGCCGCGGTGTTTCCGCGAGCCTGGCGCCGCCGCGAGCGGCGGGCATTGGTCGAGCAGCGATAAAACTTCGTTCCGGCGCGCCGTTACTCCAGGGCCGGCGTCGAGTGCGGCGGCCGGCGGGCCTGCAAGGCCTGCTCGGCCGCGAACGCCAGGCGCAACAGCACGGGCTCCGTGAAAGGCAGGCCGAAAAGCTCAAGCCCCACCGGCACGCCTTGCGGCGCATTGCGCTCCGGCGCGGAGAACCCTGCCGGGATGACGATGGCGGGAAAACCGGTCGCCGACGCCAGCACGCCGTTGCGCTCGGCCTGCATCTCGCCGACCGGAACCACCAGCCGCCGCTGGTGCGGAAACACCAGCGCATCAAGCCGATGCCGCGCCATCAGGTCGCGCAGCCACTGGCGCAGCGTGTGCTGGCGTTGCATGCGCTCGCGGTATTCCGCCTGCTGGTCGCTCAGCCCGACCGCGGTGGCCAGCGTTCCGGCCACGCTGGGATGCACGCCGCCCGCGGCGATGATGTCCTGCATGGACCGCACCCGCACGCCGGGCGCCAGCTGCGACAGGTAGGCGTCGAGATCGCGCGCCATCTCGTAGTGGTGCACCAGCGTGGAAGCCAGCAGTTCGTCGGGGCTGATCGCGTCGTCGATGTTGACCAGCGCGGCGCCCTGTGCGGCGATGACGGCCAGCGCCTGCTGCATCACGGCGTTGACCGGTCGATGCACGTCCTGGCCGCCGAAGAAACTACGCAGCACGCCGATGCGCGCGCCCCTGAGTCCGTCGTGGTCGAGGCTGGCGGCATAGCTCGCCGGGAGATGGCTGGCGCCTTCGCTGGTGACCGGATCGGCCGGATCATGGCCGGCGATGACGTCGAGCATCAGCGCGGTATCGGCAACGGTGCGGGTGATCGGACCGATGGTGTCCTGCGTCAGCCCGCACGGGACCAGCCCGGCCCGGCTGATCAGCCCCATGGTTGGCCGGAGTCCGACCAGGCTGTTGGCCGACGCCGGCGAGCGGATCGAATTGACCCCGTCGGTGCCGATGCCAAGCACGCCGAAGCTCGCGGCGATGCCGGCGGCGGTGCCGCCGCTGGATCCGCCGGGCGTGCGTGCCAGGTCATAGGGATTCAG
Encoded here:
- the cydB gene encoding cytochrome d ubiquinol oxidase subunit II, with product MGIDLSLLWIVIIFFGVMMYVVMDGFDLGIGMLYPFVPDRHDRDVMMNTVAPVWDGNETWLVLGGAGLLAAFPLAYSVVLSALYLPLMLMLLGLIFRGVAFEFRFKANDRERPVWDAAFILGSATATFFQGVALGAYIDGIKLEGHRFAGGPLDWLAPFPLFCGVGLIVAYAVLGSTWLIMKTEGDLQQRMIRLTGTLAWLLLAVIAVISLWTPLTHPEIAERWFSLPNLFWFSPVPILVALCMFMLMRALRREPDISPFLYALGLVFLGYSGLAISVWPNIIPPGISIWEAAGPPQSQGFALVGALFIVPFILMYTVWAYYVFRGKVRHGEGYH
- a CDS encoding DUF2474 domain-containing protein, translating into MGAPDTEAGTGTWLRRVGWLVLIWAASVAALGVAAWVLRLIMRGVGFHS
- a CDS encoding fumarylacetoacetate hydrolase family protein is translated as MTTTDIDRVAQALLSARREHRCADAQAFATALANTEQAYAVQAIVAQSLGWQAPGAAYWKSGGPSREATLTHARLPAAGVWISPAHAGDWPFTWRGIEAEIALRLGQGVDAAQAASLDYAGAAALVEAMAVSIEIVDSRWQQYVAAPALLKLADLQAHGALVLGAWRDYAARDWASQRCLVQIGAQSFERRGTHALGDPAYGLVAWLRHATRDGARVEAGTVVTTGTWVGILDAAAGDLVTVAFDGIGEASVQL
- a CDS encoding MFS transporter, translated to MGAETVVQSPNSPQQHELDRAMDGIGVTASHKKIIFMIMLGVMFDVFEQNAVGLIGPMLREQWGISVAEIGFLNTLTFSAAALGRIGSGYIADRYGRRAMLSANLLLFTLGAIICALAPNYWVLAAGRFIVGIGLGGEISIAVTMLAELCSTRFRGTAVGLVSVGSGGLGNMLAPAFGLAVFAMFPGPDSWRWLFACLVLPAFFVIFYRRFIPETPRFLLSKGRVDEANRVLSILASGRLGKLDGEPTPYIKAAVQDEAPRAKVRLSDIFKGRLGRRTIALGIAVSMTYGAQISVLTLMPTILMAQGYTISKSFLFTMVMQSGSLFGALAASYCGYHIPRKRVLTVGAGLACAAGLCFGFLTYNVALVLLFGAAFTFCVVLLNTSIWIFAPEQYPTHVRAFGTSLILALGTLAGALTPLVSGRVFETYGVGGMFSMLAAMYGVFALAVQFAPETFGRAMGETDDDADGQREVRAETANASAS
- a CDS encoding amidase family protein, coding for MKTSYQSAPPGPGQHAPFSVVEATVAGAHAAMRDGTLTARQLASRCLDRIAAYDQRGPALRSVLQVHPRALEEADRLDAIAARNPSQALAPLHGMPVLVKDNVECAGAATTAGADCLRGNLSINDAFVIRRLREAGAVVLAKTNLHELASGGETVSTLGGQTLNPYDLARTPGGSSGGTAAGIAASFGVLGIGTDGVNSIRSPASANSLVGLRPTMGLISRAGLVPCGLTQDTIGPITRTVADTALMLDVIAGHDPADPVTSEGASHLPASYAASLDHDGLRGARIGVLRSFFGGQDVHRPVNAVMQQALAVIAAQGAALVNIDDAISPDELLASTLVHHYEMARDLDAYLSQLAPGVRVRSMQDIIAAGGVHPSVAGTLATAVGLSDQQAEYRERMQRQHTLRQWLRDLMARHRLDALVFPHQRRLVVPVGEMQAERNGVLASATGFPAIVIPAGFSAPERNAPQGVPVGLELFGLPFTEPVLLRLAFAAEQALQARRPPHSTPALE